One Glycine soja cultivar W05 chromosome 7, ASM419377v2, whole genome shotgun sequence genomic window, GAGTACATTCTGTGATACCATAAATACCATATGTTTCATACCTTAGTTATGCATAACTATTTTCTACACATATTTAGGTTGTCAAAAAAGTTATGCATAACTATTAAGACAGAAACTTAAACATCAATACAGTACTGTATACTACACACCCATTTAACCAAGTCGCGCTCTTTGAAGGGTTTCTTTTCATCAATAGGTTTTCGTCCAGTAATCAACTCCAAAAGCACAACACCAAAGGAGTAAACATCTGATTTTGCAGTGAGTCTCCCACTATCACGATATTCTGGATCCACGTATCTGCATGAAATGAATTTAGAGTTTCACTAAGATTCCAAGTGAAAGTATTTCATAATTGAATTTAGAGAATAGAATACACATTAATGATGAATCTAACCCATCAGTTCCCATCACTCGAGTAGAAACATGGCTTTCTGTGTCTGATAAAAATTTTGCAAGTCCAAAGTCTGCAACCTGAACAAAAGATACTGAAAacgttattatattattatagatGATGTAAATAGATATTGAATTGCTAAATGTAAAGGTGAACCTAATTCAAAtagttttttagtttatttaaccATTCACTGTACTTCATTTAATccccttatttttttataggacTGCCTAGTGCAGCATAGAAGGTGAAGTAGATTCCGAATATACTTCACTTTCAGTTTGATTTTGTTTGTATGATCTATATCATGGGTAGCTTTATAACATTTCTTAACAGAGCACAGGCATAATATGCTTTGTGGACCAGAAGCATACTTGAACGGGCAAAAAGAGATTTCtttggatttaaaaaaaataaaaaataattaagagcaTGAGCTTCCATTTCTAAAACTATATATTCAGGATTgcaggaaaaaagttataaaatttacctTGGGCTCAAAATCTTTATCAAGAAGGATGTTGGATGCCTTGATGTCACGGTGTATGATTATGGGATCACCTAAAAAGATATTATATATTAGACTGGAAAATGTAAATGTCAAAACTACATCAAGAACTAAAAACACTGACAGATCTTCAgaatacattatttatttacagTAAACTCACAGTACACATGCAGATATTCAAATCCTTTTGCAGATCCTAGAGCAATCTTCATCCTTGTTGACCAGTCCATCGATGGTTTGTCCTTTTCTGGTATGATATTCATGATTCATTTAGAACTACAGTATCATGTGAGATATGAGTAAAATTATCAAACTTCCACATAGACAGTGGAGTCCTCGATCATCACTCAATCACTATCCAGATCAGGTAAGATTTTTTCATTCTTGTTTAAAAGTGACCCACGTTATAATTAATGCTTTACGTATTAGGCcaacatacaaattaaaaagtACACTTTTACATGTGAAACAACACACATTTTGTTTTAttgcatgcaaatattattatgcTCTACACAACTTTACAGCAAAGAATGAGCACATGCACTTGTTTGTGACATTTCAGACATCCTACCTTAGAAAACAATAGTGATGGAAATTGCATTTGTATCCCAAATGAGTTAAGAAATCTTACCATGCAAATGAAATTTTAGTGTATTATTTGGCACAAACTCGTAGACAAGCATCCTCTCATCGTCTGAGGTGCAGTACCCAACTAGGGTTACGAGATATCTGTGATTCACACGGCTGATGGCCTCGACTTCTGCCTGGAACTCACGATCACCCTGTTGACTCCCAGACTCCAATTTCTTAACTGCAACAAATTTCCCATTTGGGAGACGTCCTTTGTAGACACGGCCAAAACCACCTTCACCAAGAATGTTGGAGAATCCATCTGTTGCCACATGTAATTCCTCACGTGAAAATTCTCTGCAACTAATAACGATTCTGGTGAGAACAGCGGGTGATTGTTGCTGTGGCTGAAGCTGAAGTGTGCCACCAGGCATGTCATCTGGTGACATAATTAATTGACTCCAATAATCAGTTCCAGGGTTATTACCAGTTTTTACagataaattagaataaaactcaaaacaacattttgtgaaattttggatcATCTGAAATACAATTTGGGCGACATTATAAGTAATAAGTGTGCAGCACAAACCATCCaacagaatttaaaataaacatccaaaaattatatacctCAACAcctagtttatttttaaaatgaaatcatgACATTACAGAATGCACTGAGTACCAGCAAATTTACTAGGATTCTCAAAGGTTAATCTCCCAATTGGAAATAATAACGACAAAAGAAGCAGAACCATTATACACCGTGCGTAACATTTGTAATTTGCATAACATTACTCTTGAAGTATAAGTAACTTTAAGTAAACATTCTATGTTTGGATTcgcattaattaaaaaattgattacaaGCTGAAAGAACATtaccaagaaaaaaattatacaaaattttgttaattatttgtttttaagagTAAAAATACCGGAACATAAATcattatttcaaaatcaattcatacctataacaattttacaaaattattttaattctatatCAATTATGGAAACATTCATCTTATTAACCTAATTCTAATTCAGTTATCTTAAAATTTCTATGTATATCTCGTGTATAActacaattaattttgaatgaaatcaTTATGTACTAAAACATAAACACACAGTGCCTGGATGATTTGCTttacagtttttgttttaaaacactatttttcaaaataagttttcataatagtttttaaaaaataaaacaacggCTTGTTAACAACTCGCCAACCAATTGTTGCGTGCTCTCTCTTATTAGCAAGGGACATCACCATTGCGTGTCCTTCTCTCTCTCACCGCCGGCGGTCGCGCTTCCACCTTCAGATCTGAGACCGCACGCGACCTTTCCGCAGCCCAACACTTGTCGAAAAGTTATTATTAGGATTTGGAAAGGGACAATTCTCAGTCTGATAAGAGAAATCAGAAAAGCAAAATATGGAAAAgcggtttttagtttttagttttaaaaactgaaaacatgTAAAGTAGTttttcaaaaacagaaaaagattaGATAGGGTAGGGCGAGAGAGACGAACCTTGAAGTGGTATTCTCCCGAAGCTCTTATGTCGTTTATTTTTCCTTACCCGATGAAGGAAGTAGACGAGAAAGGCAATCACAAGgatcaaaacaaaagataaaagggcAAACCCTATAGATAATCCGATCAGCAAGCGTTTGTTATTGGGATTGGGAAGAGTTGCGGGAGAAGTCTTGAGTGGAGGAGTAGAGGTGGCAGTGAAGTTTGTGTTGGGAGGAGTTTCTGGCGATGATGGAGCTGAAGCCATGGTTAGGGTTTTGAAAAGAGTGCAGTGTCCTGTGGTGTGTTGGCCTACAGCACAGGAGCTAGTGAGATACCAACTTGTTCAATTCTATCTTTATCTTAACTTGCTCATTGTTTtgctgcttttctttttcttttttaatatatgtaagAGAGCTAGGGTGGCCAAAGCAAGATTGCACACTGGATTCTACCGCGTTAAGCAGTAAGAAGAGTGGATATTGTGAACGCGGAAAAAGGAACTGCGTATATATATATGGAGATTCCGTTGTGGTTGAAGTTGCTTCATATTGCGTACGTATTGCTACAACCACTACCCAAACCAGACAAATATACTTAATTAGCATGAATTTTTCATGTATTAACTGTTTTACTTTCAGAAAGTTTCACTGGAATTAAAAGACAAATACTGTTTTCTccatatattataatttcaaattaattattaaaatttaatttattaaaaaaagtacatCCTCAAAAGAATTACACTGTAACACTTGCCAAAGCAAATGTTggaaaattaacaattatttttttcatatactattgaatttttatactatcaatGCTCTCCACTGAGTTTACTTTTGAATTACTATATACagtattaaagaaaaaacattggTTTTTGTCCACTCAATTACATACCccataaaaggaaattaaaagtataattacATACCccataaaaggaaattaaaagtaTAAGTGCCAtcacaaaaactttttttttttgttacaaccatcacaaatgaataaaatttgtttttcgtatgcatacatattaattatatatatttcaggTGCGAACATTGACACTACAATGAGATGAGATCTCTCAGCAAAACACACACATGTTAGAATCTGAAGGCCAACTGCAGCTATTTGTT contains:
- the LOC114418182 gene encoding proline-rich receptor-like protein kinase PERK1 isoform X2, which gives rise to MPGGTLQLQPQQQSPAVLTRIVISCREFSREELHVATDGFSNILGEGGFGRVYKGRLPNGKFVAVKKLESGSQQGDREFQAEVEAISRVNHRYLVTLVGYCTSDDERMLVYEFVPNNTLKFHLHEKDKPSMDWSTRMKIALGSAKGFEYLHVYCDPIIIHRDIKASNILLDKDFEPKVADFGLAKFLSDTESHVSTRVMGTDGYVDPEYRDSGRLTAKSDVYSFGVVLLELITGRKPIDEKKPFKERDLVKWASPFLLQALRNITVVPLDSRLQETYNPEEFLCQALKNGRFDGLIDSRLQETNYNPEEMIRMITCAAACVLNSAELRPQMSLVVLALGGFIPLKFLKPEITPGTSNVSEYLSDSIQSYEDLKKIFMNMAQKGRENVIDENEYSDPRSKYGQDQCASSMAGPSNVSDSFNNGVQSMNMEQKDKEKVINENIDPSSKYDSVSTHGQQNTKEMGKVNGS
- the LOC114418182 gene encoding proline-rich receptor-like protein kinase PERK15 isoform X1; translation: MASAPSSPETPPNTNFTATSTPPLKTSPATLPNPNNKRLLIGLSIGFALLSFVLILVIAFLVYFLHRVRKNKRHKSFGRIPLQDDMPGGTLQLQPQQQSPAVLTRIVISCREFSREELHVATDGFSNILGEGGFGRVYKGRLPNGKFVAVKKLESGSQQGDREFQAEVEAISRVNHRYLVTLVGYCTSDDERMLVYEFVPNNTLKFHLHEKDKPSMDWSTRMKIALGSAKGFEYLHVYCDPIIIHRDIKASNILLDKDFEPKVADFGLAKFLSDTESHVSTRVMGTDGYVDPEYRDSGRLTAKSDVYSFGVVLLELITGRKPIDEKKPFKERDLVKWASPFLLQALRNITVVPLDSRLQETYNPEEFLCQALKNGRFDGLIDSRLQETNYNPEEMIRMITCAAACVLNSAELRPQMSLVVLALGGFIPLKFLKPEITPGTSNVSEYLSDSIQSYEDLKKIFMNMAQKGRENVIDENEYSDPRSKYGQDQCASSMAGPSNVSDSFNNGVQSMNMEQKDKEKVINENIDPSSKYDSVSTHGQQNTKEMGKVNGS